A DNA window from Anaeromicrobium sediminis contains the following coding sequences:
- a CDS encoding YlmH family RNA-binding protein — protein MINRDRFLTHIRDSEDRQTMTKILNKAQKSLKNYIVCGTEFYSPYEINMAIPIIEQIHDLNYFIYGAYENAERKIIIFYPSIFELTKEDYPIGIIKVEGNFNKSTLSHRDFLGAILGLGLKRGKIGDILINENEALIIGYKEINEFIRLNLTKIGRNNISIEHVDLDYKIEKEDKYKMVTSTVASLRLDSVVATGFSISRSIATKLIKGDKVKVNWKLQPQPSTLVSSGDVISVRGKGRIEVFHVGGKTKKDRYKVQIKRML, from the coding sequence TTGATAAATAGAGATAGATTTTTAACTCATATAAGAGATTCAGAAGACAGACAAACAATGACTAAAATATTAAATAAAGCACAAAAGAGTTTGAAAAATTATATAGTATGTGGAACTGAATTCTATAGTCCATATGAGATAAATATGGCCATACCTATAATTGAACAAATTCATGATTTGAATTACTTTATATATGGAGCATATGAAAATGCAGAGAGAAAAATTATTATTTTTTATCCATCCATATTTGAACTTACAAAGGAAGATTATCCTATAGGAATAATAAAAGTAGAGGGTAATTTTAACAAAAGTACCTTAAGCCATAGGGATTTTTTAGGAGCTATATTAGGTCTTGGCTTAAAAAGAGGAAAAATTGGAGATATTTTAATCAATGAAAATGAAGCCTTAATAATTGGATATAAAGAAATTAATGAGTTTATAAGGTTGAATTTAACAAAGATAGGAAGAAATAATATATCCATAGAACATGTGGACTTGGATTATAAAATAGAAAAAGAAGATAAATATAAAATGGTCACTTCAACTGTGGCTTCTTTAAGATTGGATAGTGTAGTGGCTACAGGATTTTCCATATCTAGAAGCATAGCTACTAAATTAATTAAAGGTGATAAGGTGAAGGTGAATTGGAAACTACAACCTCAGCCTTCAACACTAGTTTCTTCTGGAGATGTGATTTCTGTAAGAGGAAAAGGAAGAATTGAAGTTTTCCATGTTGGTGGAAAAACTAAAAAAGATAGATATAAAGTCCAAATTAAGAGAATGCTTTAG
- a CDS encoding DivIVA domain-containing protein, whose protein sequence is MITPLDIQNKEFKKSMRGYKESEVDEFLDEIINDYEKLYKDNKELNDKIEMVQEQIKKYETIEKTLRDTLVVAQSTAEDVGSNARKQAEIIIQEAEAKAKNIIGEANNEVLNINKEYEQAKQQLNIFKTRFKTLLESQLETMEKITEEI, encoded by the coding sequence ATGATAACACCACTAGATATACAAAATAAAGAATTTAAAAAGTCTATGAGGGGATATAAAGAAAGTGAAGTAGATGAGTTTTTAGATGAAATCATTAATGATTATGAAAAACTATATAAGGATAATAAAGAATTAAATGATAAAATTGAAATGGTGCAAGAACAAATTAAAAAGTATGAAACTATAGAGAAAACTCTAAGGGATACATTAGTAGTAGCCCAAAGTACTGCAGAGGATGTTGGATCTAATGCAAGAAAACAAGCAGAGATTATAATACAAGAGGCGGAAGCTAAAGCTAAGAACATAATAGGTGAGGCTAATAATGAAGTTTTAAATATAAACAAGGAATATGAGCAAGCAAAACAACAACTAAATATATTTAAAACTAGATTTAAAACTTTACTAGAATCCCAACTAGAGACTATGGAAAAAATTACTGAAGAAATATAA
- a CDS encoding 5'-methylthioadenosine/adenosylhomocysteine nucleosidase produces MKKFGIIGAMDEETIIIKEKMEVKNSTEMAGMTFHEGIFCNKDVVLVRCGIGKVNAAICTQILISNFKVDTIINTGVAGAVDSELNIGDVVISKDVLEHDFDVTNFGGYKLGQIPRMDTWIFGADEKLIEAATKARNDMEYKTKVGRVLSGDVFVACKDKKAFLWNEFGGLCTEMEGASIGHTCHVNKVPFLVIRSISDKANGEATDNFGEFVNNAAKNSMKMLEGILNSL; encoded by the coding sequence ATGAAAAAGTTTGGAATTATAGGAGCAATGGATGAAGAAACGATTATAATTAAGGAAAAAATGGAAGTGAAAAATAGTACTGAAATGGCAGGTATGACATTCCATGAAGGTATATTTTGTAATAAAGATGTGGTTTTAGTAAGATGCGGTATAGGAAAGGTTAATGCAGCCATTTGTACTCAAATATTAATTAGTAACTTCAAAGTAGATACTATAATAAATACAGGTGTAGCAGGGGCCGTAGACTCTGAACTTAATATTGGAGATGTGGTAATATCTAAGGATGTATTAGAACATGACTTTGATGTTACTAACTTTGGTGGATATAAGTTAGGACAAATTCCTAGAATGGATACATGGATATTTGGAGCTGATGAAAAACTTATAGAAGCAGCTACTAAGGCTAGAAATGACATGGAATATAAAACAAAAGTAGGAAGGGTTTTATCAGGAGATGTATTTGTGGCATGTAAAGATAAAAAGGCATTTTTATGGAATGAATTTGGAGGCCTTTGTACAGAAATGGAAGGTGCTTCAATAGGACATACATGCCATGTAAATAAGGTGCCATTTTTAGTAATAAGATCAATTTCAGATAAGGCAAATGGTGAAGCTACAGATAATTTTGGGGAATTTGTAAACAACGCAGCTAAAAATTCCATGAAAATGTTAGAAGGAATATTAAACTCATTATAG
- a CDS encoding DUF5665 domain-containing protein codes for MKDELLAEINEKVSKLSNDMEKAKIAEYVELMENPKRILYLNFMIGLARGLGTAIGLTVLAALTLYILYQFVDLPLIGSYIAKLIEIIENYK; via the coding sequence ATGAAAGATGAACTTTTGGCCGAAATTAATGAAAAGGTCTCAAAGCTATCCAATGATATGGAAAAAGCAAAAATTGCAGAATATGTAGAGTTGATGGAAAATCCCAAAAGAATTTTATACTTAAACTTTATGATTGGATTAGCAAGGGGTCTTGGAACAGCCATAGGGTTAACAGTTTTAGCAGCTCTGACACTCTATATCTTGTATCAATTTGTGGATTTGCCATTAATAGGAAGCTACATAGCTAAATTAATAGAAATAATAGAAAACTATAAATAA
- a CDS encoding TraR/DksA C4-type zinc finger protein: MDRDKLSYFKNKLMKEKENAINTVELSNRNENNDALKDYNYELSSYDNHPADMGTETFQMEMNMCLKNDEKLYIRDIDNALERIEKGTYGTCSMCNKPIKEERLEFMPTAINCIKCEKEDGLELNEILQTRPVEEDVLGAPFGENSLDKANFNGFDGEDALQEVNRNNKTKHESLDWYDNNYDNTISGVVEEVDKISESYYEEQK; encoded by the coding sequence ATGGACAGAGATAAATTATCTTATTTTAAGAATAAACTCATGAAAGAAAAGGAAAATGCTATAAACACTGTAGAATTATCTAATAGAAATGAAAACAATGATGCCCTAAAGGATTATAATTATGAATTATCCTCCTATGATAATCATCCAGCAGACATGGGAACAGAAACCTTTCAAATGGAAATGAATATGTGTTTAAAAAATGATGAAAAACTGTATATAAGAGATATTGACAATGCATTAGAGAGAATAGAAAAGGGTACTTATGGAACTTGTTCCATGTGTAACAAACCTATTAAAGAAGAACGATTAGAATTTATGCCAACAGCCATAAACTGTATAAAATGCGAAAAAGAAGATGGGCTAGAGCTTAATGAAATTTTGCAAACGCGTCCTGTGGAAGAAGATGTATTAGGAGCACCCTTTGGTGAAAATTCTTTAGATAAGGCTAATTTTAATGGTTTTGATGGAGAAGATGCTCTTCAAGAAGTTAATAGAAACAACAAGACAAAGCATGAATCCCTAGACTGGTATGATAATAACTATGATAATACCATATCTGGAGTAGTGGAAGAAGTAGATAAAATAAGTGAATCATATTATGAAGAACAAAAGTGA